A section of the Telopea speciosissima isolate NSW1024214 ecotype Mountain lineage chromosome 3, Tspe_v1, whole genome shotgun sequence genome encodes:
- the LOC122656250 gene encoding protein TIFY 9 isoform X2, translating into MSKATAELDFLGVERETSSSSSSKSQFQKLLEPQRSFRGIQGAISGINPQLLKNLIDSGTGSSEGKRQELLFPSPSTTYGNQTFLPSLPVLNPISRSTSEIPPENTRLTIFYNGTVSVFDVPSDKAEKIIKLAETESPNPKLIASSSAEPRLFDNLNGDLPIARKKSLRRFLEKRKERNEQKDHLESFARVSTLKIGQK; encoded by the exons ATGTCGAAGGCAACAGCAGAGCTCGATTTCCTCGGAGTGGAGAGGGagacctcctcctcctcctcctccaagtCTCAGTTTCAAAAGCTTCTTGAGCCACAAAGATCTTTTCgag GTATTCAAGGCGCCATTTCGGGGATAAACCCTCAGCTTCTTAAGAATTTGATCGACTCCGGAACTGGTTCTTCCGAAGGAAAACGGCAGGAACTTCTGTTCCCCTCGCCGTCGACTACATATGGAAATCAAACCTTTCTTCCATCTTTACCTGTTCTCAACCCTATCtctag GTCTACTTCTGAAATTCCACCAGAAAATACTCGATTAACCATTTTCTATAATGGTACCGTCTCCGTGTTCGATGTTCCTAGCGACAAG GCTGAGAAAATCATAAAACTTGCAGAAACCGAATCGCCTAATCCGAAACTCATAGCTTCTTCGAGCGCCGAACCTCGGCTGTTCGATAACCTTAACGGAG ATTTGCCGATTGCTCGGAAAAAGTCTTTGCGGAGGTTTCTTGAGAAGCGAAAGGAGAG GAACGAGCAGAAGGACCACCTAGAAAGTTTTGCGCGGGTTTCTACTTTGAAAATTGgtcaaaaataa